Proteins found in one Deltaproteobacteria bacterium genomic segment:
- a CDS encoding ABC transporter ATP-binding protein, whose translation MPPAIHSRNLVRVFKKKGKEPHTALAGVDIEVRSGEIFGFLGPNGAGKTTLIKILCTLLYPTSGEAFVDGHNVVTETAKVRRLINMVSGGETSGYGILNVEENIWMFSQFWGVPGDVARARIKRYLEQFGMTADTRTKVSKLSTGMRQKMNIIRGFVTDPKIFFLDEPTLGLDVHIAREVRDTIRAWTADHREKTVFLTTHYMAEAEALCDRIAIIDRGKIVVCDTPANLRRQLGDGAVYRLQLAPLPARPEIIGGVDGVEKPYLHGVDEAAGWWEVRFGLRSDEMILGVLQAARDKGLRVESFGKTEPGLEDLFLKIVGRRLESAE comes from the coding sequence ATGCCGCCGGCGATTCACTCCCGCAATCTTGTGCGGGTGTTCAAAAAGAAGGGCAAGGAGCCGCATACGGCCCTCGCCGGCGTCGACATCGAGGTCCGGTCCGGCGAGATCTTTGGGTTCCTCGGCCCGAACGGCGCGGGCAAAACCACGCTCATCAAGATCCTTTGCACGCTGCTGTACCCCACAAGCGGCGAGGCATTCGTCGACGGCCACAACGTCGTCACCGAGACCGCGAAGGTCCGACGCCTCATCAACATGGTCTCCGGCGGCGAGACCAGCGGCTACGGCATCCTGAACGTCGAGGAAAACATCTGGATGTTTTCCCAGTTTTGGGGCGTGCCGGGCGACGTGGCCCGGGCGCGCATCAAACGCTACCTGGAACAGTTCGGCATGACGGCGGACACCCGCACCAAGGTGTCGAAGCTCTCAACGGGCATGCGTCAGAAGATGAATATCATTCGCGGCTTCGTCACCGATCCCAAGATCTTCTTTCTCGACGAACCGACCCTGGGCCTCGATGTGCACATCGCCCGCGAAGTACGCGACACGATTCGCGCCTGGACCGCAGACCACCGCGAGAAGACTGTTTTCCTGACCACGCATTACATGGCCGAGGCCGAGGCATTGTGCGACCGTATCGCGATCATCGACCGGGGCAAGATCGTCGTTTGCGATACGCCCGCCAACCTGCGCCGCCAGCTCGGCGATGGAGCGGTGTACCGGCTTCAGCTCGCGCCCCTGCCCGCGCGGCCCGAGATCATCGGCGGGGTCGACGGCGTTGAGAAACCCTACCTGCACGGCGTGGACGAGGCCGCCGGCTGGTGGGAGGTGCGCTTCGGGCTGCGTTCCGACGAAATGATCCTTGGCGTGCTCCAGGCGGCGCGAGACAAGGGACTGCGCGTCGAGAGCTTCGGCAAGACCGAGCCCGGCCTCGAGGATCTCTTCCTCAAAATCGTCGGCCGCAGGCTGGAATCCGCGGAATAG
- a CDS encoding YifB family Mg chelatase-like AAA ATPase: MGLKVNTASVIGVEAQPVEVQVDARRGVFLFNIVGLPDSAVREAKDRVQAALYTSGYYLPERHYTVNLAPSDVRKAGAGFDLPIAVGLLAGIGVVPENGPLERFAIVGELSLDGSIRGVRGALAVASSLASQGLTGLIVPEENAREAAVVRGVEVVPVRHLTDVIAFLRGETAIPAVTLDPDALLAEAWQGGDLDYRDVAGQEHAKRAMEIAAAGGHNVLMIGPPGSGKTMLAKRLPTILPDMSVAEALEVTKIHSVAGRLPEDRGLVVRRPFESPHHTISSAGLAGGGVGVPRPGTLSLAHRGVLFLDELPEFGRHVLEVLRQPLETGSISIVRSAAEVTFPADVCVVAAMNPCPCGYFGEPLRHCTCSPETVARYRRRLSGPLLDRIDLHIEVPSLRYRELAAPRAGESSEQIRARVMAARHVQAKRFAGTSVACNARMTPAQLREFVALDADGHRIMESVMERLGLSARAHDRILKVARTIADLDGCESVRATHLAEAVQYRGLDRASNLRAA, translated from the coding sequence ATGGGCTTGAAGGTCAACACCGCATCGGTCATCGGCGTCGAAGCTCAACCCGTCGAGGTGCAGGTCGACGCCAGGCGTGGAGTGTTCCTCTTCAACATCGTCGGTCTGCCCGACAGCGCCGTGCGCGAGGCCAAGGACCGCGTCCAGGCCGCCCTGTATACGAGCGGGTACTACCTCCCTGAGAGACACTACACCGTGAACCTCGCGCCGTCGGACGTCCGCAAAGCGGGCGCGGGCTTCGACCTGCCGATCGCCGTGGGGCTTTTGGCGGGTATCGGCGTGGTCCCCGAGAATGGCCCGCTGGAACGCTTCGCGATCGTCGGCGAGCTCAGTCTCGACGGTTCGATTCGGGGCGTGCGCGGCGCGCTGGCGGTGGCGTCGTCGCTCGCGTCGCAGGGGCTCACGGGGCTGATCGTTCCCGAGGAAAACGCGCGCGAGGCGGCGGTGGTGCGCGGCGTCGAAGTCGTACCCGTCCGGCATCTCACCGACGTGATTGCGTTCCTGCGCGGCGAAACGGCCATTCCCGCCGTGACGCTGGATCCCGACGCGCTGCTCGCCGAGGCGTGGCAGGGCGGCGACCTGGACTATCGCGACGTCGCCGGGCAGGAGCACGCCAAACGCGCCATGGAAATCGCCGCCGCCGGCGGGCACAACGTGTTGATGATCGGCCCGCCGGGGTCGGGCAAGACGATGCTCGCCAAGCGCCTGCCCACGATTCTGCCCGATATGAGCGTGGCCGAGGCGCTCGAGGTGACGAAAATCCACTCCGTCGCCGGGCGGCTGCCGGAGGACCGCGGGCTGGTCGTGCGCCGCCCCTTCGAGAGCCCGCACCACACGATCAGTTCGGCGGGTCTCGCGGGTGGGGGCGTGGGGGTGCCGCGCCCGGGCACGCTGAGCCTCGCGCATCGCGGGGTTTTGTTTCTCGACGAGTTGCCCGAATTCGGCCGCCACGTACTCGAAGTCCTGCGCCAGCCGCTGGAGACGGGATCGATCTCGATCGTGCGCAGCGCGGCCGAGGTGACGTTTCCCGCGGACGTGTGCGTGGTCGCCGCGATGAATCCGTGTCCGTGCGGGTATTTCGGCGAACCGCTGCGGCACTGCACGTGTTCGCCCGAGACCGTGGCGCGTTACCGGCGGCGGCTCTCGGGGCCGCTGCTCGATCGCATCGACCTGCACATCGAGGTGCCGTCGCTGCGTTACCGGGAGTTGGCGGCGCCGCGCGCGGGGGAATCGTCGGAACAAATCCGCGCGCGGGTGATGGCGGCGCGGCACGTGCAGGCAAAACGCTTCGCGGGGACCTCCGTGGCGTGCAACGCGCGGATGACTCCCGCGCAGCTTCGCGAATTCGTCGCGCTCGATGCCGATGGCCACCGGATCATGGAATCGGTGATGGAGCGGCTCGGGCTCTCGGCGCGCGCGCATGATCGCATCCTGAAGGTCGCGCGCACGATCGCCGACCTCGACGGCTGCGAATCCGTGCGCGCGACGCATCTGGCCGAAGCGGTGCAGTACCGCGGCCTCGACCGCGCGTCGAATCTGCGTGCGGCTTAG
- a CDS encoding sigma 54-interacting transcriptional regulator: MTDPDSDAARPESDSAVPAAAPQSTERPRLRVLYQIGSLLERGLKDIETLDRVMEILGANLGVTRGMVAIFEKSSGRLRVEASLGLSEAQVRHTSYNVGEGVVGRTYQTGQTVVLPSVGKDTGEGVRDASCICTPIRLGIEVIGTLSVEKPRVPLSELAQDADLLRAITFMIAHSVRLRQETSEMHDRMHEDREQRDRLAERFRHANIVGTSAAMQEVYSLIMQVAPTDTTALLRGENGTGKELVAQAIHYNSLRRDGPFVRVNCGALSESLLESELFGHVKGAFTGAVRDRVGRFEAAAGGTIFLDEIGDFSPRVQVKLLRVLQEREFERVGATRTIPLDVRIVAATHKPLESMIQEGLFREDLFYRFNVFSIHLPPLRERKSDILLLADHFCETYSKIMNKTVKRISTPAIDMLMRYHWPGNVRELQNVLERAVLLSSDGAIHGFHLPPSLQTAEATQTEMTGSLESQLDTYEREIIIEALKRLSGNVASAARELNMTYRKLAYRIQAHGINPKLYKR, translated from the coding sequence ATGACCGATCCCGACTCGGACGCCGCGCGTCCCGAATCAGATTCCGCTGTTCCCGCGGCAGCTCCCCAGAGCACCGAGCGCCCACGCCTGCGCGTGCTCTACCAGATCGGCTCGCTGCTCGAACGCGGCCTCAAAGACATCGAGACCCTCGACCGCGTGATGGAGATCCTCGGCGCAAACCTCGGCGTCACGCGCGGAATGGTGGCCATCTTCGAAAAGTCATCAGGGCGTCTGCGTGTCGAGGCGTCGCTGGGTCTGAGCGAGGCGCAAGTCCGCCACACCAGCTACAACGTCGGCGAGGGCGTCGTCGGCCGCACTTACCAGACCGGCCAGACCGTCGTGCTGCCCAGTGTCGGCAAGGATACGGGCGAGGGCGTGCGCGACGCGTCCTGCATCTGCACGCCGATCCGCCTGGGCATCGAGGTCATCGGCACGCTTTCGGTCGAAAAACCCCGCGTGCCGTTATCCGAACTCGCGCAGGACGCCGACCTGCTCCGCGCCATCACCTTCATGATCGCCCACAGCGTGCGGCTGCGGCAGGAAACCTCGGAGATGCACGACCGCATGCACGAGGACCGCGAGCAGCGCGACCGCCTCGCCGAGCGCTTCCGCCACGCGAACATCGTCGGCACCTCGGCGGCCATGCAGGAGGTGTACAGCCTCATCATGCAGGTGGCGCCCACCGACACCACCGCGCTGCTGCGCGGCGAAAACGGCACGGGCAAGGAACTCGTCGCGCAGGCGATCCACTACAACAGCCTGCGTCGCGACGGCCCCTTCGTGCGGGTGAACTGCGGCGCGCTCTCCGAAAGTCTGCTCGAATCGGAGCTGTTCGGCCACGTCAAAGGCGCGTTCACCGGCGCGGTGCGCGATCGCGTGGGGCGATTCGAGGCCGCCGCCGGGGGTACGATTTTCCTCGACGAGATCGGCGATTTTTCGCCGCGCGTGCAGGTGAAGCTGTTGCGCGTCTTGCAGGAGCGCGAGTTCGAGCGCGTGGGCGCGACGCGCACCATTCCGCTCGACGTGCGCATCGTCGCGGCGACGCACAAGCCGCTCGAGTCGATGATTCAGGAGGGTCTGTTCCGCGAGGACTTGTTCTACCGCTTCAACGTCTTCTCGATCCACCTGCCGCCGCTGCGCGAACGCAAGAGCGACATCCTGCTGCTCGCCGATCACTTCTGCGAGACGTATTCGAAGATCATGAACAAGACGGTGAAACGCATCTCGACCCCGGCCATCGACATGCTCATGCGCTACCACTGGCCGGGCAACGTGCGCGAATTGCAGAATGTTCTCGAGCGCGCGGTGCTGCTGTCTTCCGACGGTGCGATCCACGGTTTCCACCTGCCGCCTTCGCTGCAGACCGCCGAGGCGACGCAGACCGAGATGACAGGCTCGCTCGAATCTCAGCTCGACACGTACGAGCGCGAGATCATCATCGAGGCGCTCAAACGCCTGTCGGGCAACGTGGCGTCGGCCGCGCGCGAGTTGAACATGACCTACCGCAAGCTCGCCTACCGCATCCAGGCGCACGGGATCAATCCGAAGCTGTACAAGCGGTGA
- a CDS encoding tetratricopeptide repeat protein, with product MRGACPVCDRRFYIPDHKVRDEGLPVRCPACKTVTRFFPEHKTTIFSVDFQPTPEPEPEPELEHVAQPPPAVREPEPEPEPQPEPESTPEPETEPELEHVAQPPPAVHESEPEPEPEPELEPEPEPEPEPELHENVARAPSPAIDAVEPSFAPTEGGRATEVETENEAELAQPRAAVPHVLPEVESEPEPEPEPAKLESSRAELKIEVHSSGSPVVSIETPEKPSLWKKLFGRVREDREEEEPVPPPPDYDAGWVETSRVGEVTEPAPEPEPEPEPEPEPAPEPEAELENAQPGAAVPHDEPEAEPEPEPEPEPEPELEPEPEPEPEPEPEPDPELEPEPEPAPEPEAELENAQPGAAVPHDEPEPEPEPEPDPELEPEPELEPEPEAKPEPEPEPIPISSPALQPSHDALRAKPGSTRIDLKIEVPADVRPSLTVEPSEKPPTLWQKLFGTGREEAPVEVVERSEAELEPKYEHVAQPPSAVLEPEPEPETETGSDLAPPMTAVPREPPAFPAELPAEEAPDDYVEQVLDEVERPSLWKQAHDFVHAAHEHDAHPVAPPTDVEPEPEPELEPESDHVAQPPSAVLISEEPESESEPELEPESELAPAPETEPEPEHAQPGAAVPHGGFDVEAVPEPETDAEAPPEIEPDAAVLAAPEVSVPEDFPGAPAMPCVPIVEIEEELVAEPAAEPEPEPETEPEPEPEHAQPGAAVPHDEPEPEPIPKFEEEPELEPEPEFISIPEPEPEPEPGDEFQEVVLDEDDETPDTLTGPAIPALGEPASMPDLVDDRGAIERIISPAHAHWAVPHETRAPSPLVFEPEVVRVEPSGAARLDTGVPELVRRITPRRLLIGTFIAIAIIVAAALVFRPREAAPPGTPPAPERVTDPTVEALEDFAVARSLERTGIPIDREKAVDLFGQALATDPSLNDARARLVWHRVEDGLVAQNRDLIEQGCVEAENLAPETAQSRAGFLALGLCRFAREDFNGATKLALRATHVPEDGTAQPQGPELDRQVAEGYVLLARIYGAQKDEERQLESLRAATARDRGSFEAHTRLAQLFENRRDWKSAYDAAAAALHASPNNPEAKSAVEMYRGRMKGGGDQLVYGDDKELASDAEKRKAFAYLLAKARAMRRGGGYHPALGQLEKALKLQPGNVEALMETGWIYLDMKSPDAAIEAFTDAKAQGSADAYFGLGAAYEAKGQSAAALENYEKFIKLRPDAPESAQAKTSVEKLKG from the coding sequence ATGCGGGGCGCATGCCCGGTCTGTGACCGGCGTTTCTACATCCCGGACCACAAGGTGCGTGACGAGGGGCTCCCGGTGCGGTGCCCCGCGTGCAAAACCGTCACGCGCTTTTTCCCCGAACACAAGACGACAATATTTTCGGTCGACTTCCAACCGACCCCCGAGCCCGAGCCCGAACCCGAGCTTGAGCATGTGGCACAGCCGCCCCCGGCTGTGCGTGAACCCGAGCCGGAACCCGAACCCCAACCTGAGCCCGAGTCGACACCCGAGCCGGAGACTGAGCCGGAGCTTGAGCATGTGGCACAGCCGCCCCCGGCTGTGCATGAATCCGAGCCGGAACCCGAACCCGAACCCGAACTCGAGCCCGAACCTGAGCCGGAGCCCGAACCGGAGCTTCATGAGAATGTGGCGCGGGCGCCCTCGCCTGCGATCGATGCCGTGGAGCCGTCCTTCGCCCCGACCGAGGGCGGTCGGGCCACGGAAGTCGAAACTGAGAACGAGGCGGAACTCGCACAGCCGAGGGCGGCTGTGCCACATGTGTTACCCGAGGTTGAGTCCGAACCCGAACCCGAGCCCGAGCCCGCGAAACTGGAATCCTCGCGTGCGGAACTGAAGATCGAGGTTCACTCGTCCGGCAGTCCGGTCGTCTCGATCGAAACGCCCGAGAAGCCGTCGCTGTGGAAGAAGCTCTTCGGTCGCGTTCGCGAAGACCGAGAAGAGGAAGAGCCCGTTCCGCCGCCTCCGGATTACGATGCGGGCTGGGTCGAGACGTCCCGCGTTGGGGAAGTAACCGAGCCTGCGCCCGAGCCTGAACCCGAACCCGAGCCCGAACCCGAGCCCGCGCCGGAGCCGGAAGCTGAGTTGGAGAACGCACAGCCGGGGGCGGCCGTGCCACATGACGAGCCTGAGGCTGAGCCTGAGCCTGAACCTGAGCCAGAACCCGAGCCCGAGCTCGAACCCGAGCCTGAGCCTGAGCCTGAACCTGAGCCAGAACCCGATCCCGAGCTCGAACCCGAGCCTGAGCCCGCGCCGGAGCCGGAAGCTGAGTTGGAGAACGCACAGCCGGGGGCGGCTGTGCCACATGACGAGCCTGAGCCTGAACCTGAGCCAGAACCCGATCCCGAGCTCGAACCCGAGCCCGAGCTCGAACCCGAGCCTGAGGCTAAGCCTGAACCCGAGCCCGAGCCGATTCCCATTTCCTCGCCCGCGCTCCAGCCTTCGCACGACGCGCTTCGCGCGAAGCCGGGGTCAACGCGAATCGACCTCAAGATCGAGGTACCTGCGGATGTCCGCCCATCACTGACGGTCGAGCCATCCGAAAAGCCTCCGACGTTGTGGCAAAAGCTGTTCGGAACGGGACGCGAAGAAGCGCCGGTCGAAGTGGTCGAACGCTCAGAGGCGGAACTCGAACCCAAGTATGAACATGTGGCACAGCCGCCCTCGGCTGTGCTCGAGCCTGAACCCGAGCCCGAAACGGAAACGGGATCTGATCTCGCGCCGCCGATGACTGCTGTGCCGCGCGAGCCGCCTGCTTTCCCGGCGGAACTGCCCGCCGAAGAAGCGCCGGACGACTACGTCGAGCAGGTGCTGGACGAGGTGGAACGGCCTTCGCTGTGGAAGCAGGCGCATGACTTCGTTCACGCGGCGCACGAACACGACGCGCATCCCGTCGCGCCGCCGACGGACGTGGAGCCGGAGCCCGAACCCGAACTCGAACCCGAGTCAGATCATGTGGCACAGCCGCCCTCGGCTGTGCTGATTTCAGAAGAACCTGAATCGGAATCTGAACCTGAACTCGAGCCCGAGTCGGAACTTGCTCCCGCACCGGAGACGGAACCCGAGCCGGAGCACGCACAGCCGGGGGCGGCTGTGCCACATGGCGGGTTCGACGTCGAAGCAGTGCCGGAACCCGAGACCGACGCTGAGGCGCCGCCGGAAATCGAGCCGGATGCCGCCGTCTTAGCGGCCCCGGAAGTTTCCGTTCCCGAGGATTTCCCCGGCGCACCCGCCATGCCGTGCGTGCCGATTGTCGAGATTGAGGAAGAGCTGGTGGCCGAGCCGGCGGCCGAGCCGGAGCCAGAACCCGAGACCGAACCCGAGCCCGAGCCGGAGCACGCACAGCCGGGGGCGGCTGTGCCACATGACGAGCCGGAACCCGAGCCCATTCCCAAGTTCGAAGAAGAGCCGGAGCTTGAACCCGAGCCGGAATTCATCTCCATCCCCGAACCCGAACCCGAACCCGAACCGGGCGACGAGTTTCAGGAGGTCGTGCTCGACGAGGACGACGAGACGCCGGACACCCTGACCGGCCCCGCGATTCCGGCGCTCGGGGAACCCGCGTCGATGCCGGACCTCGTCGACGATCGTGGAGCGATCGAACGCATCATCTCGCCGGCCCATGCTCACTGGGCGGTACCGCACGAAACGCGCGCTCCGTCGCCGCTCGTGTTCGAGCCCGAGGTCGTGCGGGTGGAGCCGTCCGGGGCGGCGCGCCTCGACACGGGTGTGCCCGAGCTCGTCCGGCGCATCACCCCGCGCCGTCTACTGATCGGAACCTTCATCGCGATCGCGATCATCGTCGCCGCGGCGCTCGTCTTTCGCCCGCGCGAAGCCGCGCCGCCGGGAACGCCGCCCGCGCCCGAACGCGTCACCGATCCGACGGTCGAGGCGCTTGAGGACTTCGCCGTCGCGCGGTCGCTCGAACGCACCGGCATTCCCATCGATCGGGAGAAGGCGGTGGATCTCTTCGGCCAGGCGCTCGCCACGGACCCGAGTTTGAACGACGCGCGGGCGCGACTGGTATGGCACCGGGTCGAGGACGGCCTGGTCGCGCAAAACCGCGACCTGATCGAGCAGGGGTGCGTCGAGGCGGAAAATCTCGCGCCCGAAACCGCCCAATCCCGCGCCGGCTTCCTCGCGCTCGGGCTTTGCCGCTTCGCGCGCGAGGACTTCAACGGCGCGACCAAGCTCGCCCTGCGTGCGACGCACGTCCCCGAAGACGGAACCGCGCAGCCGCAGGGGCCTGAGCTCGACCGGCAGGTCGCCGAAGGCTACGTGCTGCTCGCGCGGATCTACGGCGCGCAAAAAGACGAGGAGCGCCAACTCGAATCGCTGCGCGCGGCGACGGCCCGCGACCGGGGCAGCTTCGAAGCGCACACGCGTCTCGCGCAGCTCTTCGAAAATCGCCGCGATTGGAAATCGGCTTACGACGCGGCGGCGGCGGCGCTGCACGCGAGCCCGAACAATCCCGAGGCGAAGTCGGCGGTCGAGATGTATCGCGGTCGCATGAAGGGCGGCGGCGACCAGCTCGTCTATGGCGATGACAAGGAGCTCGCGAGCGACGCCGAAAAACGCAAGGCGTTCGCGTATCTGCTCGCCAAGGCACGTGCGATGCGGCGCGGCGGCGGATACCACCCGGCGCTCGGCCAACTCGAAAAGGCGCTCAAACTTCAGCCGGGCAACGTCGAGGCGCTGATGGAGACCGGTTGGATCTACCTCGACATGAAATCGCCCGACGCGGCGATCGAAGCGTTCACCGACGCCAAGGCGCAGGGGTCGGCCGACGCGTATTTCGGGCTCGGCGCGGCGTACGAGGCCAAGGGCCAAAGCGCGGCGGCGCTGGAAAATTACGAGAAATTCATTAAGCTCCGCCCCGACGCGCCCGAGTCGGCGCAGGCAAAAACCTCGGTGGAAAAGCTCAAGGGCTGA
- a CDS encoding helix-turn-helix domain-containing protein yields the protein MSGPKNEGFIGRLSELIEELGGGHYSRFARIVGTGATTIDNYMRGKSVPGLNMIVDICRQCGVTPNWLIFGWSPKFGAASRPMPESIRLVHAGEAGVVSSDDFQTVPILKPDAWRDPACFRVCAETMEGFTVSHAKPGSRLAAIRMPDDAMGDEVARGDLIVFDMESREAAAIEGHLVAVKFDDAVTVRRVMDERFLANDVRRHAPQKAMRRQILGAVVEVRKSV from the coding sequence ATGAGCGGACCGAAGAACGAAGGGTTTATCGGGCGACTCTCGGAGCTCATCGAGGAACTCGGCGGCGGCCACTACTCGCGCTTCGCCCGAATCGTCGGCACGGGCGCCACGACCATCGACAACTACATGCGCGGCAAGAGCGTGCCGGGTCTGAACATGATCGTGGACATCTGCCGGCAGTGCGGTGTGACGCCCAACTGGCTGATTTTCGGATGGTCGCCGAAATTCGGCGCGGCCTCCCGCCCGATGCCCGAGTCGATCCGGCTCGTGCACGCGGGAGAGGCGGGCGTCGTGTCGAGCGACGACTTCCAGACCGTGCCCATCCTCAAACCCGATGCCTGGCGAGATCCCGCGTGCTTTCGCGTCTGCGCGGAGACGATGGAAGGGTTCACGGTTTCGCATGCCAAGCCCGGCTCGCGCCTCGCCGCGATCCGCATGCCCGACGACGCAATGGGCGACGAGGTCGCGCGCGGCGACCTGATCGTCTTCGACATGGAGAGCCGCGAAGCGGCCGCGATCGAAGGACACCTCGTCGCCGTGAAGTTCGACGATGCGGTCACCGTGCGTCGCGTAATGGACGAGCGATTTCTGGCGAACGACGTGCGCCGCCACGCGCCGCAAAAGGCGATGCGTAGGCAGATCCTCGGCGCGGTCGTGGAGGTTCGCAAAAGCGTGTGA
- the gatC gene encoding Asp-tRNA(Asn)/Glu-tRNA(Gln) amidotransferase subunit GatC, whose product MNVDETLIRNVAALARLDPDGLDIPELTRHMREVIEYVEQLKELDVAGIAATAHGRPMPLPLRDDAARPGLTVDEALAGAPKRQGNFVVVPRVIEGGGAT is encoded by the coding sequence ATGAACGTTGACGAAACACTGATCCGAAATGTCGCCGCGCTCGCGCGGCTCGATCCCGACGGGCTCGACATTCCTGAACTCACGCGCCACATGCGCGAGGTGATCGAATACGTCGAGCAGCTCAAGGAACTCGACGTCGCGGGCATCGCCGCCACCGCGCATGGCCGCCCCATGCCGCTGCCGTTGCGCGACGACGCGGCGCGCCCCGGCCTGACCGTGGACGAGGCGCTCGCGGGCGCGCCGAAACGCCAGGGCAATTTCGTCGTCGTGCCGCGCGTGATCGAAGGGGGCGGCGCGACATGA
- the gatA gene encoding Asp-tRNA(Asn)/Glu-tRNA(Gln) amidotransferase subunit GatA: MSLEAQLDRLTLAGAKAMLDNKDATSVELVDACVARAERLDPKLNLFITRTFDQARAKAADADARRARGGELPALLGLPIGLKDILCTKGVRTSAASAILENFVPPYSATCVKKLCCANHGAGAISVGKLNQDEFAMGSSGENSHFGPTRNPHDVTRVPGGSSSGSAAAVASSAVLAALGTDTGGSIRQPASHCGIVGIKPTYGRVSRWGVVAYASSLDQVGPMTRTVEDAALMLGAICGHDEKDSTSLPDAVPDFTTALTGDIRGLRLGVPREYFGEGLAPDVEHAVCAAIDTAKKLGAEIVDIDLPHTRYAVATYYLVAPAECSSNLARYDGVRYGLRAPATDLLEMYTKSRTAGFGPEVRRRIMLGVFALSSGYYDAYYGRACQVRTLIREDFSRAFEHVDLIVSPTAPETAFKIGERADDPLRMYLSDILNIPVNLAGLPGMSIPCGADDAGLPVGLQIIGRPMDEATMLRFGDAMEKALPPRIVPNHAKLAGT; encoded by the coding sequence ATGAGCCTCGAAGCGCAGCTCGATCGCCTCACCCTCGCGGGGGCGAAGGCGATGCTCGACAACAAGGATGCGACCAGCGTGGAGTTGGTCGATGCGTGCGTCGCGCGGGCCGAACGCCTGGACCCGAAACTCAATCTGTTCATCACGCGCACCTTCGATCAAGCCCGCGCCAAGGCCGCGGATGCGGATGCGCGTCGTGCGCGAGGCGGCGAATTGCCCGCGCTGCTCGGCCTGCCGATCGGCCTCAAGGACATCCTGTGCACCAAGGGCGTGCGCACGAGCGCGGCGAGCGCGATCCTCGAAAACTTCGTGCCGCCCTATTCGGCGACGTGCGTGAAGAAGCTGTGCTGCGCCAACCACGGGGCCGGCGCGATCAGCGTCGGCAAGCTGAATCAGGACGAATTCGCGATGGGATCGTCGGGCGAGAACAGCCACTTCGGCCCGACGCGCAATCCGCACGACGTCACGCGCGTGCCGGGCGGATCGTCGTCGGGCAGCGCGGCGGCGGTGGCGTCGTCCGCGGTGCTCGCGGCGCTCGGCACCGACACGGGCGGCTCGATCCGCCAGCCCGCGTCGCACTGCGGCATCGTGGGCATCAAACCCACGTATGGGCGCGTGTCGCGCTGGGGCGTGGTGGCCTACGCGTCGAGCCTCGATCAGGTCGGCCCGATGACGAGAACCGTCGAGGATGCGGCGCTCATGCTCGGCGCGATCTGCGGCCACGACGAAAAGGATTCGACGAGCCTGCCCGACGCGGTGCCCGACTTCACGACGGCGCTCACCGGCGACATCCGGGGGCTACGCCTCGGCGTGCCGCGCGAATATTTCGGCGAGGGCCTCGCGCCCGATGTGGAACACGCCGTGTGCGCCGCGATCGACACGGCGAAAAAACTCGGCGCCGAGATCGTGGATATCGATCTGCCGCACACGCGCTACGCGGTGGCGACGTATTACCTGGTCGCACCCGCGGAGTGTTCCAGCAACCTCGCGCGCTACGACGGCGTGCGTTACGGGCTCCGCGCGCCTGCGACTGACCTGCTCGAGATGTATACGAAATCGCGCACAGCGGGCTTCGGTCCGGAGGTGCGCCGCCGCATCATGCTCGGCGTGTTCGCGCTTTCGTCGGGATACTACGACGCTTACTACGGTCGCGCGTGCCAGGTGCGCACGCTGATCCGCGAGGATTTTTCGCGCGCGTTCGAACACGTGGATCTCATCGTCTCGCCCACCGCGCCCGAGACGGCGTTCAAAATCGGCGAGCGCGCCGACGATCCGCTGCGCATGTACCTGTCCGACATCCTGAACATCCCCGTGAATCTCGCGGGCCTGCCGGGCATGTCGATTCCGTGCGGCGCGGACGACGCGGGCCTGCCCGTGGGATTGCAGATCATCGGCCGTCCGATGGACGAGGCCACGATGCTGCGTTTCGGCGACGCGATGGAAAAGGCGCTGCCGCCGCGCATCGTGCCGAACCATGCTAAACTCGCGGGAACCTGA